The proteins below come from a single Vibrio cyclitrophicus genomic window:
- a CDS encoding LysR family transcriptional regulator — MNIARIDLNLLVYLDMLLRERNVTRAANQLGITQPAMSNGLRRLRDLFEDPLLVRTSEGMVPTERAHKLQPLIRNILANVEKTLQPTTEFSAEDSERVFRIMASDYAESTIIQPLLKKLSEIAPKIRLDIMTPSDVSYQDVEQGTVDIIINRFDDIPQSFHQMSLWHDGFSCLFSCDNPIADNFDILSYLKAQHIWVSKTGMGTGVGINPSEAQKLGWIDEALMRIGKTRNITVFTRHYLSAILFAQQKNLILTIPTKAAQLQRNNPRLLIKPAPFAIEPFEVKMAWSPLLQTNPDHQWMRRLIKSVANEIESGVTG, encoded by the coding sequence ATGAATATTGCTCGTATAGACCTTAATTTACTTGTGTATTTAGACATGTTGTTACGTGAAAGAAACGTAACTCGTGCGGCAAATCAGCTAGGAATTACTCAACCAGCCATGAGTAATGGACTGCGCCGACTGAGGGATTTATTTGAAGACCCACTGCTGGTGAGAACAAGTGAAGGAATGGTTCCTACCGAGCGAGCGCACAAATTACAGCCGCTGATTCGCAACATACTGGCCAATGTAGAGAAGACGCTACAACCGACCACTGAGTTTAGTGCGGAAGACAGTGAACGTGTGTTTCGTATTATGGCGAGTGATTATGCTGAATCGACCATCATTCAACCATTGCTAAAAAAGTTGAGTGAGATCGCGCCGAAAATACGACTGGATATCATGACGCCAAGTGACGTGAGTTATCAGGATGTAGAGCAAGGAACTGTTGATATTATTATCAATCGTTTTGACGATATTCCACAGTCGTTTCACCAGATGAGCCTTTGGCACGACGGGTTTTCTTGCTTATTTAGCTGTGACAATCCAATAGCCGACAACTTTGATATTTTGTCTTATTTAAAGGCACAACATATTTGGGTGAGTAAAACCGGAATGGGAACCGGAGTCGGGATCAATCCGAGTGAAGCACAAAAGCTGGGTTGGATAGATGAAGCACTAATGCGTATTGGTAAAACACGAAATATTACGGTGTTTACTCGACACTACTTGTCGGCGATTTTGTTCGCTCAACAGAAAAATTTGATTCTTACCATTCCAACCAAAGCTGCACAATTGCAGCGCAATAATCCTAGGTTGTTGATCAAACCTGCGCCATTTGCGATTGAGCCCTTTGAGGTAAAAATGGCGTGGAGTCCATTATTGCAAACCAATCCCGACCACCAATGGATGCGCCGCTTAATTAAAAGTGTTGCCAACGAGATAGAGAGTGGAGTGACGGGATAA
- a CDS encoding IclR family transcriptional regulator — MQTETPQVQGDTPTLRLFALLEVIAQKDEFISLQGLVEETGLPKPTLHRMLQQLEAAGIIQRDGDEKHYSSGIRLRKLAENLLFNSTMHSARRTILENLRAEVGESCNLTALSSGEIIYLDRAETEAPLRFHLQPGSRVPVHCSATGKLFLAHMSKSQRRRLIESVPLTQYTVKTITDYSTLEKDIEEAKIQGFAIDDEEFLPGLVCIAVLIPSSTGQSNLGLAIQAPVIRVKPDEAIKFLPALQKAAKALAKIESDNWG, encoded by the coding sequence ATGCAAACAGAAACACCACAAGTTCAAGGAGATACGCCCACTCTCCGACTTTTTGCACTATTAGAGGTGATAGCGCAAAAAGATGAGTTTATTTCTCTTCAAGGGCTCGTCGAAGAAACCGGACTACCGAAACCAACTCTGCACCGTATGCTGCAACAATTGGAAGCCGCAGGCATTATTCAAAGAGATGGTGACGAAAAGCATTACAGCTCTGGCATTCGACTCAGAAAGCTTGCTGAAAACCTGCTGTTCAATAGCACCATGCACAGCGCACGACGCACTATTCTTGAAAACCTTCGAGCAGAAGTCGGCGAAAGCTGCAACCTAACGGCACTGTCGAGCGGTGAGATCATCTATCTTGATCGAGCAGAAACCGAAGCCCCGCTGCGCTTCCATCTACAGCCAGGCTCTCGCGTGCCCGTACATTGCTCAGCCACAGGCAAATTGTTTTTGGCGCACATGTCGAAATCACAACGCAGAAGACTGATCGAAAGTGTGCCTCTCACTCAATACACAGTAAAAACCATCACCGACTACTCGACGCTAGAGAAAGACATCGAAGAAGCGAAGATCCAAGGTTTTGCTATTGATGATGAAGAGTTCTTACCCGGTTTAGTCTGTATCGCTGTATTGATACCGTCTTCTACTGGCCAATCCAATCTTGGCTTAGCAATACAAGCACCAGTGATTCGAGTAAAACCAGACGAAGCGATCAAGTTTCTGCCAGCTCTTCAAAAAGCAGCCAAAGCGCTCGCGAAGATAGAGTCTGATAACTGGGGCTAG
- a CDS encoding isocitrate lyase — protein MSQITQDIEMIEVAKSAAGAPWDAINPESAARMRAQNKFKTGLDIAQYTADIMRADMAAYDEDSSQYTQSLGCWHGFIGQQKLISIKKHFDGKTDRRYLYLSGWMVAALRSDFGPLPDQSMHEKTSVAGLVEELYTFLRQADARELGGLFRQLDAAREAGDVNQQDLIQDKIDNHVTHVVPIIADIDAGFGNAEATYLMAKQMIEAGACCLQIENQVADEKQCGHQDGKVTVPHADFHAKLRALRYAFLELGIDNGIIVARTDSQGAGLTKEIAVVKEPGDQGDIYNSYLDVEEIDVADMAEGDVCFNRDGKLVRPKRLPSGLYQFREGTGEDRCVFDCIEAINAGADLLWIETEKPHIGQIKEMMDGVREVHPNAKLVYNNSPSFNWTLNFRQQAYDAMVAAGKDVSAYDRANLMSAEYDETELSASADEKIRTFQADASREAGIFHHLITLPTYHTAALSTDNLAKEYFGDQGMLGYVANVQRKEIRQGIACVKHQNMSGSDMGDDHKEYFAGENALKAAGEANTSNQFD, from the coding sequence ATGTCGCAAATTACACAAGATATCGAAATGATAGAAGTTGCAAAAAGCGCTGCAGGTGCACCATGGGATGCAATTAACCCTGAATCTGCTGCTCGTATGCGAGCTCAAAACAAATTCAAAACAGGTCTGGATATCGCGCAATACACGGCAGATATCATGCGTGCGGATATGGCGGCTTACGACGAAGACAGCTCTCAATACACTCAGTCTTTGGGTTGCTGGCATGGTTTCATCGGCCAACAGAAGCTGATCTCTATTAAGAAGCACTTTGATGGCAAGACAGACCGTCGTTACCTATACCTTTCAGGTTGGATGGTAGCAGCACTTCGCTCTGACTTCGGTCCACTTCCTGACCAATCAATGCATGAGAAAACGTCGGTTGCAGGTCTAGTAGAAGAGCTATATACCTTCCTACGCCAAGCTGATGCACGTGAGTTGGGCGGGTTATTCCGTCAACTAGACGCAGCACGTGAAGCCGGCGATGTTAATCAACAGGATCTTATCCAAGACAAAATCGACAACCACGTGACACACGTAGTACCAATCATTGCCGATATCGATGCTGGTTTCGGTAACGCAGAAGCAACTTACCTAATGGCTAAGCAGATGATTGAAGCCGGTGCGTGTTGTCTACAAATCGAAAACCAAGTAGCTGATGAGAAACAGTGTGGACACCAAGACGGAAAAGTAACGGTTCCACACGCTGACTTCCACGCGAAACTTCGCGCACTTCGTTACGCATTCCTTGAGCTGGGTATCGACAACGGCATCATTGTTGCTCGTACCGATTCACAAGGTGCTGGTCTAACAAAAGAAATCGCAGTAGTGAAAGAGCCGGGCGACCAAGGTGACATCTACAACTCATATCTAGATGTTGAAGAGATTGATGTTGCTGATATGGCTGAAGGTGATGTTTGCTTCAACCGCGACGGCAAGCTGGTTCGTCCTAAGCGTCTGCCTTCAGGCTTATACCAATTCCGTGAAGGTACAGGTGAAGACCGTTGTGTATTTGACTGTATTGAAGCAATCAACGCGGGTGCTGACCTACTTTGGATTGAGACAGAGAAACCACACATTGGTCAAATCAAAGAGATGATGGATGGCGTACGTGAAGTGCATCCTAACGCTAAACTGGTATACAACAACTCACCATCATTCAACTGGACGTTAAACTTCCGTCAGCAAGCGTACGATGCAATGGTAGCAGCAGGTAAAGATGTATCAGCTTACGACCGTGCAAACTTAATGAGTGCGGAATACGACGAAACGGAACTGTCTGCAAGCGCTGACGAGAAGATTCGTACATTCCAAGCGGACGCATCTCGCGAAGCGGGTATCTTCCACCACTTGATTACTCTGCCGACTTACCACACAGCTGCACTGTCTACCGACAACCTTGCAAAAGAGTACTTCGGTGACCAAGGCATGTTGGGCTACGTTGCAAATGTTCAGCGTAAAGAGATTCGCCAAGGTATCGCATGTGTTAAGCACCAAAATATGTCTGGTTCAGATATGGGCGATGACCACAAAGAATACTTTGCTGGTGAAAATGCATTGAAAGCAGCAGGTGAAGCGAATACATCAAATCAATTTGATTAA
- a CDS encoding malate synthase G codes for MSSRIQQGSLNIDSTLYQLINEQIIPGTGIIAEDFWQSFAAILADLAPKNRALLIKREDLQHQIDVWHQERAGQTLDAAEYKQFLQQIGYLVPEGDDFQVTTANVEPEIATQAGPQLVVPIMNARFALNAANARWGSLYDALYGTDVISESDGAEKGGSFNPVRGAKVVTYAREFLDDAAPLNGVSHKDVTKYSISNASIGNKLIATLDNGEEVTLIDSDQFIGYQGDASSPSCILLKHNNLHIEIQIDPSAPIGSVDVAGIKDVLVEAALTTIMDCEDSVAAVDGEDKALAYSNWLGLMKGDLKESLEKNGKTIVRSLNPDRQYTSVTGGEISLKGRSMLFIRNVGHLMTNPAIIDAEGNEVPEGIMDGMITSLIAIHDLKGNSAYQNSTANSINIVKPKMHGPEEVAFTNELFGRIEDALGLDRYTIKVGIMDEERRTSVNLKECIRAAKDRVVFINTGFLDRTGDEIHTSMEAGPFAPKTQLKTMTWIGAYEDQNVDLGLACGLQGKAQIGKGMWPEPDNMAKMMDAKIGHPQAGANTAWVPSPTAATLHALHYHKVSVPSRQKELRERVRANVDDILTIPLLGNQKLTAQDIQNELDNNTQGILGYVVRWIDQGVGCSKVPDINDVGLMEDRATLRISSQHIANWLRHGICDEAQVMKTMKRMAAVVDEQNAGDPSYRNMAPNFENSIAFSAACQLVFEGCAQPSGYTEPVLHAMRLKLKALA; via the coding sequence ATGAGCAGTCGTATTCAACAGGGAAGCTTGAACATTGATAGCACCCTCTACCAATTAATTAATGAGCAGATCATTCCTGGAACGGGCATTATCGCCGAGGACTTTTGGCAATCTTTTGCAGCCATCCTTGCTGACTTGGCTCCAAAAAACCGCGCGTTGCTTATTAAGCGTGAAGACCTTCAACACCAAATTGATGTTTGGCACCAAGAGCGTGCTGGACAAACGCTAGATGCGGCAGAGTACAAACAGTTCTTACAACAGATTGGCTACCTAGTCCCTGAAGGCGATGATTTTCAAGTGACAACAGCGAATGTCGAACCAGAAATCGCCACCCAGGCAGGGCCACAGCTTGTAGTGCCAATTATGAACGCACGTTTTGCACTTAACGCAGCCAACGCGCGTTGGGGCAGCTTATATGATGCGCTCTACGGCACCGATGTGATCAGCGAAAGTGACGGCGCGGAAAAAGGTGGAAGCTTTAACCCTGTGCGTGGCGCTAAAGTCGTGACTTATGCTCGTGAGTTCCTTGATGATGCTGCGCCACTAAATGGCGTTTCTCATAAAGACGTAACCAAATACAGCATCAGTAACGCTAGTATCGGTAATAAGTTGATAGCGACACTGGATAACGGTGAGGAAGTCACTCTAATTGATAGCGACCAGTTCATTGGCTATCAAGGTGACGCAAGTTCCCCTTCGTGCATTCTGCTTAAACACAATAATCTGCATATCGAAATTCAAATTGACCCGAGCGCACCGATTGGTAGCGTTGATGTTGCTGGTATTAAAGATGTATTAGTCGAAGCTGCCTTGACGACCATTATGGATTGTGAAGACTCGGTTGCTGCGGTTGATGGTGAAGATAAAGCGCTTGCCTATAGCAACTGGTTAGGTTTGATGAAAGGTGACCTGAAAGAGTCGCTAGAGAAAAACGGCAAAACCATCGTTCGTAGTTTGAATCCAGATCGCCAATACACCAGTGTCACTGGCGGTGAGATCTCGCTCAAAGGCCGCAGCATGTTATTTATACGTAACGTGGGTCACCTAATGACCAACCCTGCGATCATTGACGCCGAAGGTAATGAAGTACCTGAAGGCATTATGGATGGTATGATCACCTCGCTAATCGCGATACATGATTTAAAAGGCAATAGCGCTTACCAAAACTCGACCGCAAACAGTATCAACATTGTAAAACCTAAGATGCATGGCCCTGAAGAAGTGGCGTTTACCAATGAGTTGTTTGGTCGCATTGAAGATGCTTTAGGTTTAGACCGCTACACCATCAAAGTTGGCATTATGGATGAAGAGCGTCGTACTTCGGTCAACCTGAAAGAATGTATTCGTGCGGCTAAAGATCGTGTTGTGTTCATTAATACCGGTTTCTTAGACCGAACGGGTGATGAGATTCACACGAGTATGGAAGCTGGGCCATTTGCGCCTAAAACACAGCTGAAAACCATGACTTGGATTGGCGCATACGAAGATCAAAACGTTGATCTTGGCCTAGCTTGTGGCCTGCAAGGTAAAGCTCAAATCGGTAAAGGTATGTGGCCAGAGCCAGATAATATGGCGAAGATGATGGACGCGAAAATCGGACACCCACAAGCTGGCGCGAATACGGCTTGGGTACCTTCTCCAACTGCTGCGACTTTGCATGCTCTGCACTATCACAAAGTGAGTGTACCAAGCCGCCAGAAAGAGCTTCGTGAGCGAGTGAGAGCCAATGTAGACGATATCCTTACTATTCCGCTATTAGGTAATCAAAAGCTAACAGCTCAAGATATCCAAAACGAATTGGATAACAACACGCAAGGTATTCTAGGTTACGTGGTTCGTTGGATTGACCAAGGCGTAGGGTGCTCTAAAGTACCTGATATTAACGATGTAGGTTTGATGGAAGATCGCGCAACATTGCGTATTTCAAGCCAACACATCGCTAACTGGTTACGTCACGGTATTTGCGATGAAGCCCAAGTAATGAAAACTATGAAGCGTATGGCAGCAGTGGTTGATGAGCAAAACGCTGGCGACCCTAGCTACCGTAATATGGCTCCTAACTTTGAAAACAGCATTGCATTTTCAGCAGCTTGTCAGTTGGTATTCGAAGGTTGCGCCCAACCAAGTGGTTACACAGAGCCAGTGCTACATGCGATGCGATTGAAGTTAAAAGCACTTGCATAA
- a CDS encoding NAD-dependent succinate-semialdehyde dehydrogenase, whose product MLNIKNQHLLSFMVTEANNAVAVTNPATGELIGHAPISSEAELESAIERAHVAQKEWAKIPAKSRAALLSGWHQLILENKEDLARLMTIEQGKPLAEATGEVVYGASFIEWFAEEAKRTYGDSIPSTATGKRLVTIKQPIGVACAITPWNFPIAMITRKAAPALAAGCSFIVKPSDETPLSAFAVVELAYQAGIPKDLLQVVLGDSPEQIGELFTSHPLIKKISFTGSTRVGSILMAQAAKGIKRTSMELGGNAPFIVFDDADIDAAVQGAMASKFRNAGQTCVCANRFYVHSKVHDEFVAKFDQAVQLLKIGNGLDEGVTVGPVINEGAKQNIQGLINRAIEQGAKPVTPLQQLDGLFLQPVVLKDVKHSMDIVQQEIFGPVAPVMQFETDEELIEMANDTIYGLASYFYSQNIHRVWNIAEALEYGMVGINDGLISTEVAPFGGVKQSGIGREGAKEGIDEYMDIKYLCFG is encoded by the coding sequence ATGCTAAACATTAAGAACCAGCACTTACTCTCTTTTATGGTGACAGAAGCGAACAACGCAGTTGCAGTCACAAACCCAGCAACGGGTGAGCTTATTGGGCATGCGCCAATCTCATCCGAGGCGGAGTTAGAGAGCGCTATCGAACGCGCTCATGTTGCGCAGAAAGAGTGGGCAAAAATTCCCGCTAAATCCCGTGCTGCATTGCTAAGTGGTTGGCATCAACTGATCCTTGAAAACAAAGAAGATCTTGCTCGCCTAATGACCATTGAACAAGGTAAGCCTTTAGCAGAAGCAACGGGCGAAGTGGTGTATGGCGCGAGCTTTATTGAATGGTTTGCCGAAGAAGCGAAGCGAACTTATGGTGATTCCATTCCTAGCACCGCCACAGGCAAACGCTTGGTGACCATCAAGCAACCTATCGGAGTCGCATGTGCCATTACGCCATGGAACTTTCCAATTGCGATGATCACTCGTAAGGCCGCTCCTGCCCTTGCTGCTGGCTGTAGTTTTATTGTGAAGCCCTCAGATGAAACGCCGCTTTCTGCATTTGCTGTGGTTGAACTGGCTTACCAAGCAGGCATTCCGAAAGATCTACTCCAAGTCGTACTTGGCGACAGCCCCGAACAGATTGGTGAGCTTTTCACATCACACCCACTGATCAAAAAGATCTCTTTTACTGGATCGACTCGAGTCGGCAGTATCTTGATGGCTCAAGCGGCAAAAGGCATTAAGCGCACCTCAATGGAACTGGGTGGCAATGCACCGTTTATCGTGTTTGACGATGCGGATATCGACGCTGCAGTTCAAGGCGCAATGGCTTCAAAATTCCGTAATGCAGGCCAAACCTGTGTTTGTGCAAACCGTTTCTACGTACACAGTAAAGTACACGATGAGTTTGTGGCTAAATTCGACCAAGCAGTACAGCTGCTTAAAATTGGAAACGGTTTGGACGAAGGCGTAACGGTTGGCCCTGTTATCAATGAAGGTGCTAAGCAAAACATCCAAGGATTGATAAACCGAGCTATTGAACAAGGTGCTAAACCTGTGACGCCACTTCAACAACTTGATGGACTCTTCCTTCAACCCGTTGTTCTTAAAGATGTAAAACACAGCATGGACATCGTTCAACAAGAGATTTTTGGCCCAGTCGCACCCGTGATGCAATTCGAGACAGACGAAGAGCTTATTGAGATGGCCAACGACACTATTTACGGTTTGGCGTCGTACTTCTACAGTCAGAACATTCATCGAGTATGGAACATCGCGGAAGCACTTGAGTACGGTATGGTTGGCATAAATGATGGCCTAATCTCAACCGAAGTCGCGCCTTTCGGTGGGGTTAAACAATCAGGTATTGGCCGTGAAGGCGCAAAGGAAGGCATCGATGAGTATATGGATATTAAGTATCTTTGCTTTGGTTGA